The DNA region TCAACCCGAACGACATCGAGACCTTCGATATCTTGAAAGATGCATCTGCAACCGCAATCTACGGTAACAGAGCTTCGAACGGGGTTATTTTAGTTACGACTAAAAGAGGTTCTGCAGGAAGATTCAAAGTGAATTTTTCAACTTTAGCATCGGTGTCCACAAAAATGGGAAATACTCCTGTGTTGAGCGCTGATGAATTCAGAGATTTCGTGAATGCAAATGCTTCCGATGGCTACAAAGCGAAATTAGGAACTGCAAACACCAATTGGCAAGACCTTATTTACCAGGCAGCTTGGGGAACCGATAACAACGTTGCATTCTCCGGCGGTATAAAAGGATTGCCCTACAGAGTTTCTTTGGGTTATAACGAGCAGAACGGTATCGTAAGAACCAACTCCTTCAGAAGAACATCTGCCGGTTTGACGATGAATCCTAAATTCTGGGACAACCACCTTTCTGTAACCGTTAACGCAAAAGGAACGTTTACCGATAATCAGTTCGCTCCAGGTGGAATTATTGGTGAGGCGACTTACTTTGATCCAACTCAGCCAGTTTATTCAGGAAACAATAAATATGGAGGATACTACGAGTGGATTCTAAATAATGAACTGAACGTTAACGCAAATGCAAACCCACTTGCAAGAATTGCCGCAACAAGAGATATTTCTTCGATCTGGAGAGGTTTGGGAAATATTCAGTTGGACTATAAATTCCATTTCTTGCCTGATCTTCATTTCAATGTGAACGCTGGTTACGATTATAGCAAAGCGAAAGGAACCAAAGATGAAAGTGGGCTTTATAAAACTGCTTTCGCCGATAAAGGAAGACACAGATTTTATACTCAGGAGAAACAGAATAAACTTTTGGAAACTTTCTTGAGCTATGCCAAAACCTTCTCTCAAGTTAATGTAGATTTAGTAGGTGGTTACGCTTACCAGAATTTCTACAGAAGCGAACCTTTCGCACCAACATTCAAAGGGAATGGTGACCAAGATCCAACCACTGGAAGCGATTTTGCAACAAGAAACGTACTGCTTTCATTCTATGGTAGAGGTATTTTCACTATTGCCAACAAGTACATCGTTTCCGCATCGATCAGACGAGATGGTTCTTCCAGATTCTACAACGGTACTACCGACAACTTGTGGGGTAACTTCCCAGGAGTTTCAGTTGCTTGGAAAATAAACGAGGAAAGCTTCCTGAAAGGAAAAGGAATCAATACTTTGAAATTGAGAGCTGGTTGGGGTAAAACAGGTAACCAGGAAATCGGTACCGGAGACTATCCTGCTTATTCATCGTACAACTACAGTAACGGTGGGGCTCAGTATTTCCTTGGAGACCAGTTCTACCAAATGTACAGACCAAACATCTTCAACCCGAACTTAACTTGGGAAACAACTACTACTAATAACGTAGGTTTGGATTATGGTTTTGCGAAGAACAGAATTTTTGGTTCCATCGACCTTTTCCAAAAAGATGTTGAGAACCTATTGGTTGATTCACCGATTTTTGCAGGAGATGTTACCAACCACAACCTTCTTAACGTAGGTAATATGAAGTCGAACGGTATTGAAGGTTCCATCACCTTTGTTCCGGTAAGAAACGAAAATACCAACTGGGAGGTTTCATTCAACGCGACTCATTACAAATCTGATATTACTAACCTTGTAAACGGTGCAAATGACGCGTACAACATCCCAATCGGAGGAATTACCGGAGGTGTTGGTAACACTGTTCAGGCACATGCGGTTGGACATCAACCATACGCTTTCTATGTATACCAACAAGTTTATGGTAATGATGGGAAACCGCTAAGCGGCGTGTATGTGGACCGAAATGGTGACGGTAGAATTACTGCTGCCGATATGTACTACTACAAATCTACTCAACCGGATGCAATCTTAGGTTTCAACACCAAGTTGAGCTACAAAAACTGGGACGGTGGATTGAGCGCAAGAGCTGTAATCGGGAACTATGTTTATAATAACGCTGCTTCCAACAGTTCACTGCAGTCTGCATCTACCAACGAGTATCTGCAAAACGTTTATTACACAGCTGTGAACAACAAATTTGGAGCGCCACAGTATTTCTCTGACATCTTTGTAGAAAATGCTTCTTTCTTCCGTTTGGATAATATCAATTTAGGTTATAACTTTAAAGATATCCTTTCAGCAGGATCAAGCTTAAGAGTTTACGGTATGGCACAAAACGTACTTGTGGTTACTAAATACACAGGTGTTGACCCTGAAGTTTTCGGAGGAATCGACAACGGTTACTACCAAATGCCGAGAGTATATTCATTAGGATTAAACTTTAATTTTTAATAAAGAAAAAAATGAAATCATATAAAACAAGATTTAGAACACTTATTGCCGCAGCTTCTGTCGCAATGCTTTTCTCGGCTACATCGTGTATGAAGGATTTGGAACAGACTCCGATTGTAGATGTAACCTCTGAAACGATCTATTCGAACTTTGCCAACTATCCTAATGCCCTCGCAAAACTCTACGGAGGATTCGCCCACGGTGGACAGGACGGTGGTGGTGGAAACCCTGACATTTCTGGGATCGATGCCAACTTCTCACAATACACAAGACAACTTTTCACTTTGCAGGTTTTGCCTACAGATGAAGCGGTAATCGCGTGGAATGACGGATCACTTCAGACCATCCACAAAATGAACTGGGATTCTTCCAGCGAATTTGTGAGTGCTTTCTATTATAGAATTTTTACTGAAATTGCATTTTGTAACGACTTCATCAGAAATACAACCGATGAAAAGTTGGCAGCCAACAATATTACTGGCGACAACCTTACTCAGGCAAAATACATGAGAGCAGAGGCAAGATTCCTTAGAGCATTGGCTTATTATCATGCACTCGATATGTTTGGAAACGTTCCGTTTGTAACTGAAGACAATATGCCGGTAGGTTCTACAAACCCTCCTCCAAGGATTACAAGACCTGAACTTTACAAATTTGTAGAAGCTGAGCTTCTTGCCGTTGCCGGTCAATTGAAAGCACCTCGTGCTGCAGGTTACGGTAGAGCTGATCAGGCAGCAGCTTGGACGCTCCTTGCAAGACTTTATTTGAATGCTGGAGTTTATACAGGTACAGCGCAGTATGCTAAAGTAATTGAATATACCAATAAAGTAATTGCTGCTGGATACGGACTAAAATCAAAATATGCAGATTTATTCTTAGCGGATAATCACCTTAATAACCCGGAAGTAATTTTCCCAATTGTATTTGATGGAATAAAAGCGCGTACTTTCGGTGGTACAACCTACCTGGTTCATGCTGCGGTAGGAGGTACCATGAAAGCTAAGGATTTCGGAATAAATGGTGGTTGGTCTGGCCTTAGAACTACCAAAGCTTACGTAAATCTATTTGGAGGAGCAGGAACCAACGATCAGAGAGGAAATTTCTATACCGAAAAACAATCGCTAGAAATTGAAGATTTGGGCAACTTTGGACACGGTTATGCTTTTGTGAAATTTAAAAATATAACAAGTACCGGTGCAGAAGGTTCAGACGGACCGACAAATGGTTCAGGTGATTTTGTAGATACAGATATCCCATTGTTCAGATTAGCAGATGTTTACTTAATGTATGCAGAAGCTACTCTTAGAGGAGGAGGTGGTGATACTGGAACCGCTTTGGGCTACATTAATGATTTAAGGGCAAGAGCAGGAGCAAATCCAGTCGCTTCCATCAACCTTAATTTTATCCTTGACGAGAGAGGAAGAGAACTTGGTTGGGAGATGACAAGAAGAACCGACCTAATACGTTACGGTAAATTTACCACAGCCAGTTATTTATGGCCTTGGAAAGGTGGGGTTAAGAACGGACAAGCTGTCGAGGATTACAGAAACCTGTACCCGATCCCAGCGAAAGATATTATTGCGAATCCAAACCTGGTACAAAATCCTGGTTATTAATTTTCAAACTTAAATGAATCATAATACAATGAAAAATAATCATATTTATAAGGCAATATTTGCGCTCCTGATTATCTTTGGCTTGACTTCATGTGATAACAGGGAACTCATTCAGGTTGAAAACACAGCGGCGCCGATAGCGGTAAATCTGTCTGACGAACACATTTTTCTTGATAAGAACTATCCGGATAACCCTGCACTAACGGTAAGTTGGTCACAAGCAACCTATTCGGTTCCTGTAGAGGTAAATTATAAGATTGAGGCATCAAAAACTGCCGACTTTAAGGATTCTGTTTATACGATGGGAACTGTTTCTCAATCAGTTAAAACAGCGACTTTTACAGTTAATCAAGTTAATACCGCCGCGCAAACAATCGGTTTGGAAAAAGATGTTGAAGGAAAAATGTACATCCGTGTAACTTCTTACCTGGGATCCAACGCTATTGCTGCGGTTTCGAACGTGACTTCTGTGATGGTGACTCCGTATGCACTCACTTATCCTGACTTCTTTTTGGTTGGTGCAGCTACTTATGTTGGATGGGATTCCGGAACTGCGCAGATACTTTATAAAAAAGACAGCAAGTCCTACATCTACACTTATATGCAGCCGGATAATTTCAGATTCCTCGGTCAGCAAGCTTGGGGTCCAAATAACTACAGCATTGATACTCCGGCAACACAGGAGGCAAATAGATATTTCCTTCAAACCTCTCCAAATATTGTATTTGGTGATGTTGAAAACATGAAATTTACTGATCCTGCAGGAATCTATCTCCTGGAAATTGATGCCGACGGAACCAAGAAGTCCCTTACTGCAACAGCATCTTCTCAAGGTTTTGATTATCCTAACCTTTACCTGGTAGGAACTCCTAACGGATGGAGCGATGCAAACGCTATGGAAATGACCAAAGTGGATACAGGAGTTTTTGAAATTACCTTGAACCTTGATGCCAATGCAGAATTTAAGTTCATAGGCCAAAAATCCTGGAACGGTCTTGAATGGGGACATATCCTAAAAGACAATAACGGTGATTCCGGATTTATCGGGCCAAAAGGTGACAATTCCAATATCGTTTATAGTGGTGCAGCTGGATCTCATAAGATTACAGTGAACCTTAAAGCAGGAATCTATACAATCGAATAACATTAAGCAGATATACAATGAAAAATATATTTAAAATATTAGTGGTATTGATCTTACCATTGCTTTTGATCAACTCGTGTAGAGATGATGCCGACAAAAACTGGACGAGTCCAGAAGCTTCAATCCACCTGTACAACACTACATTAAGCAGCAACACTCTCTATCCAACGATGGATAACAACACCTTCCGTCTTGTTTGGGATCCAGTTGCCAGTGCTACAGGTAATTACACAGTGCAGTTTTCGAAAACTGCAGACTTCAAGACCCCGATCGTTTTCGGAACTTCAACCAACAATACTTTGGTAAAAAGTATCAGTGAGCTGAACACTGCTTTATTGCAGGCAGGATATTCTCCGTATGCTCAAACCATGCTTTACATCAGAGTAATCAATGGCAATCAGGTTTCTAATGTAATTTCATTAGGTGTAACACCATATCCTGTATCGATTCCTGTAATTACCAATCCAACTGCTGGTCAATCTTTCGTACTGGATGCAGCAAATCCGACCGCAACGATTACCACTGTTAAATGGACTGATTATGATTATGGAACAGCTGCTCATTACACGTTAGAAATTGCAAAAAGCGGAACGACCAACTTTATTACATTGGCAACAGTAGATAACGCTAAAGAGCTCGAAATCTCTAACTTTACCATGAATGATGCAGCATCTAAACTGGATCTTCCTGTTGGAGTTGCAGCAAATGTTGACATAAAAGTTACTGTAAAAACTGAAACTGCAGGTGGTATTATTACCAAGACTTCAGATATTGTGACATTCAGCATTACCCCTTATCAACCTGCTTATGTTGACTTCTACCTTGTTGGTGGCGGAACTGCTGTGGGCTGGAGTGCTTCTGGAGCACAGATCCTGAAAAACAATCAGAATATTTCAGAAATCTATACTTACCTGACTAATAATGGTGAGTTCAGATTCCTGGGACAGCAAGAATGGAACCCAATCAACTACAGTCTAAATGCGCCTGGAATCAGAGATAGCTACAAGTATTTCAAAACCTGGTCAAATAACCTGACTGTTGGTGGTGGCGACGAAAACATCATGTTCACCGGTGATTCTGGAGTTTATAAAGTTGTTATTGACCAAAACACTAAGAACATCACTGTTACTGCGTCTTCAATTCCGACACTTCCTACCGACCTGTACCTTGTTGGTTCGATTAACGGTTGGGATGCTACAAATGCAATCCCAATGACACAGATTAATGACGGTCTTTACGAACACGTAATCGCACTTCCAGACGGAGCTGCATTCAAGTTCATCGGTCAGCAATCATGGGGTGACCTCGATTGGGGAAATATCCACGGTCAAGGAAACACAGGGTTTGTTGGTCCAAAAGGTGACAATGGTGACATCAAGTTTGACGGAGGTGGCTCTATGTACAAGATTACCGCTAACATCAAATTAGGTACTTACACGATCACTCCTCAATAATTAGGAGGTTGTTTTAACAAAAAACTGTTGCTTTTTAGCAGCAGTTTTTTTATTTTTAATGTTTGAAATTAATTAGAGCTGATGAGAAATTTAAAAATATCCGCAATCTTCCTGTTGATGGGAACTTTTGCACTCAATGCACAGTCATTGAAATCTCCCGACGGAAAATTTGAAATGAACTTTCAACTGAAATCCGGTGTGCCTTTCTATAATTTAAAATACCAGGGGAAAACCGTAGTCGAAGATTCCAAACTCGGGCTTCGTTTGCTGAAGGACAATACCATCAGTTTTGGGACCGATATTAAGAATAATGAAGGGAAAAACCTGAATGCAGATTTTGTAAAAACCGACGAAAAGAGGGATTCTAAAAACGAAAGCTGGGCACCAATTTTAGGGGAGAAAAAAGAGTACATTAATAATTACAATGAACTTGCAGTTACGCTCAATCAGCCGAAAGAAGACCGAAGCATCATCATTAAATTCCGTTTGTTCAACGACGGTTTGGGATTCCGTTACGAATTTCCGCAACAGAAAAACCTGAACTATTTCGTGATTAAAGAAGAAGATACCGAGTTCGACCTTCCTTCCGACCACAAAGCATTCTGGATTGCCGGAGATTACGACACTCAGGAATATCAACCGCAAACGACCAATATTTCTGAAATCCCACAACGATGGGCAACAAGTTTCGATGGAAATGCTTCTCAAACCCCGATTCCAAATGCGGTTCAATCACCATTAATGCTGAAAAGAAATTCGGACAATCTCTATGTCAATATCGCGGAAGCAGCAGTTCTGGAATACCCTGCCTCAAATTTGGAAGTAGATGCAGTTAATTTTAAATTTAAAACCCATTTAACTCCCGATGCACAAGGAGCAAAAGGATATATTCAAACTCCTGCAGTTTCGCCGTGGAGAACGATTATCGCTTCACCAAAAGCTGAGGAAGTTCTCGCTTCTAAAATGCTTTTCAACCTTAATGAACCCACAAAATACAAGGACACTTCCTGGATTAAACCCACGAAATATATCGGAGTTTGGTGGCAGATGTTTGTTCCTGGTCGCGGAAGCTGGAACTACGCCGATGTCGATAATGTGAAACTTGGCGTAACCGATTACACCAAACTTACCCCAAATAAAACGCACGCCGCCAACAACGAAAATGTGAAAAAACATATCGATTTTGCGGCAAAACACGGTTTCGATGCAGTTCTGGTAGAAGGATGGAACGAAGGTTGGGAAGACTGGTTCGGAAAATCTAAGGAATATGTTTTCGATTTTGTAACGCCATATCCGGATTTCGATATCAAAATGCTGAATGATTATGCCCACTCCAAAGGTGTCAGATTGATGATGCACCACGAAACTTCGGCGTCCGCAACTAACTACGAACGCTGGATGGAAAAAGCATTTCAGCTGATGAATAAATATGGTTACAATGCTGCGAAGACAGGTTATGTTGGCAATATTATTCCGCGCGGCGAACACCATTACTCACAGTGGATGATCAACCACTACATCCGTGTTGCCGAAAAAGCCGCCGAATACAAAATCATGATTAACTCCCACGAATCAGTTCGTCCCAGCGGACAAAGCCGTACCTATCCAAACTGGATTGCCGCCGAAGCTGCACGTGGTACAGAATTCGAAGTTTTTGGCGGTAATAATCCTGATCATACCACAATTCTTCCTTTCACAAGATTAATGGGCGGTCCGATGGATTACACTCCCGGAATATTCCAAACTCAAATCAATTACTACGACAAAAACGACAAACGTTTTGTGAAAACTACTTTGGCGAAACAGTTGGCGCTGTATGTTACGATGTATTCCCCACTCCAAATGGCGGCAGATTTGCCTGAAAATTACGAAAAACATTTGGACGCTTTTCAGTTCATTAAAGATGTAGCCGTTGATTGGGACGACACGGAAATTCTTTCGGCAGAACCTGGAGATTACATTCACATCGCAAGAAAAGCCAAAGGAAAAGACGAATGGTATGTTGGCGGAATTACCGATGAAAATGCGAGAAATTTTGTTGTGGACTTCTCATTCCTTCCAAAAAGTAAAAAATACGAAGCCACCATTTATGAGGACGGAAAAGCCGCCGATTACATCAACAATCCGCAGAGTTACAATATTTATAAGAAAACGGTAACCAACAAAACCAAAATTCCTGTGAAATTGGCAAGAAGCGGTGGTTACGCGATTTCGGTGAAAGAATCAAAATGATTATCTTACTAAACCTCATAGGTTTTGGAAACCTATGAGGTTTAGTAATTTTGCATAAAAAAGATGATTCTCCAAAAACCAATTCACGACGATTTTGAATTTGAACAGATTTACCATTTGTTCACGAGAGTCAGCGGAAATGAATTGATTTTCCGCAAGGAGGGAAGTTATCTTTATTTTCTAGACCAAATCAGTAAATACCTTCTGCCTATAATGGATATCTACGCTTATTGTCTAGTTCCGCAAAGATTCAGTCTTCTGATTTGTTTTCGTTCGCAAGCGGAAATTTGCCGAAACTTGAATATCGAAATGAAAGACCTGTCAAAAAATGAAAAGCATAAATTTTTGATGCAGCCTATCAGCAATCTTCTCAATTCTTATGCGAAAGCGTACAACAAAATGTTTCAGCGAAAAGGTGCTTTGTTTGTAGATTT from Chryseobacterium suipulveris includes:
- a CDS encoding SusC/RagA family TonB-linked outer membrane protein; translation: MRNYTKVLKIAPAFLLAGTMMHAQTKDSIKTADIEQVVLIGYGKQKKTDVTGSVSSISSKDFNGGATSPAQLIQGKTPGVSITQNSGAPGSGSAIRIRGIGTLNGEQAPLIVIDGVPQDFKGISGAADPLSLINPNDIETFDILKDASATAIYGNRASNGVILVTTKRGSAGRFKVNFSTLASVSTKMGNTPVLSADEFRDFVNANASDGYKAKLGTANTNWQDLIYQAAWGTDNNVAFSGGIKGLPYRVSLGYNEQNGIVRTNSFRRTSAGLTMNPKFWDNHLSVTVNAKGTFTDNQFAPGGIIGEATYFDPTQPVYSGNNKYGGYYEWILNNELNVNANANPLARIAATRDISSIWRGLGNIQLDYKFHFLPDLHFNVNAGYDYSKAKGTKDESGLYKTAFADKGRHRFYTQEKQNKLLETFLSYAKTFSQVNVDLVGGYAYQNFYRSEPFAPTFKGNGDQDPTTGSDFATRNVLLSFYGRGIFTIANKYIVSASIRRDGSSRFYNGTTDNLWGNFPGVSVAWKINEESFLKGKGINTLKLRAGWGKTGNQEIGTGDYPAYSSYNYSNGGAQYFLGDQFYQMYRPNIFNPNLTWETTTTNNVGLDYGFAKNRIFGSIDLFQKDVENLLVDSPIFAGDVTNHNLLNVGNMKSNGIEGSITFVPVRNENTNWEVSFNATHYKSDITNLVNGANDAYNIPIGGITGGVGNTVQAHAVGHQPYAFYVYQQVYGNDGKPLSGVYVDRNGDGRITAADMYYYKSTQPDAILGFNTKLSYKNWDGGLSARAVIGNYVYNNAASNSSLQSASTNEYLQNVYYTAVNNKFGAPQYFSDIFVENASFFRLDNINLGYNFKDILSAGSSLRVYGMAQNVLVVTKYTGVDPEVFGGIDNGYYQMPRVYSLGLNFNF
- a CDS encoding RagB/SusD family nutrient uptake outer membrane protein, with amino-acid sequence MKSYKTRFRTLIAAASVAMLFSATSCMKDLEQTPIVDVTSETIYSNFANYPNALAKLYGGFAHGGQDGGGGNPDISGIDANFSQYTRQLFTLQVLPTDEAVIAWNDGSLQTIHKMNWDSSSEFVSAFYYRIFTEIAFCNDFIRNTTDEKLAANNITGDNLTQAKYMRAEARFLRALAYYHALDMFGNVPFVTEDNMPVGSTNPPPRITRPELYKFVEAELLAVAGQLKAPRAAGYGRADQAAAWTLLARLYLNAGVYTGTAQYAKVIEYTNKVIAAGYGLKSKYADLFLADNHLNNPEVIFPIVFDGIKARTFGGTTYLVHAAVGGTMKAKDFGINGGWSGLRTTKAYVNLFGGAGTNDQRGNFYTEKQSLEIEDLGNFGHGYAFVKFKNITSTGAEGSDGPTNGSGDFVDTDIPLFRLADVYLMYAEATLRGGGGDTGTALGYINDLRARAGANPVASINLNFILDERGRELGWEMTRRTDLIRYGKFTTASYLWPWKGGVKNGQAVEDYRNLYPIPAKDIIANPNLVQNPGY
- a CDS encoding SusE domain-containing protein — protein: MKNNHIYKAIFALLIIFGLTSCDNRELIQVENTAAPIAVNLSDEHIFLDKNYPDNPALTVSWSQATYSVPVEVNYKIEASKTADFKDSVYTMGTVSQSVKTATFTVNQVNTAAQTIGLEKDVEGKMYIRVTSYLGSNAIAAVSNVTSVMVTPYALTYPDFFLVGAATYVGWDSGTAQILYKKDSKSYIYTYMQPDNFRFLGQQAWGPNNYSIDTPATQEANRYFLQTSPNIVFGDVENMKFTDPAGIYLLEIDADGTKKSLTATASSQGFDYPNLYLVGTPNGWSDANAMEMTKVDTGVFEITLNLDANAEFKFIGQKSWNGLEWGHILKDNNGDSGFIGPKGDNSNIVYSGAAGSHKITVNLKAGIYTIE
- a CDS encoding SusE domain-containing protein — translated: MKNIFKILVVLILPLLLINSCRDDADKNWTSPEASIHLYNTTLSSNTLYPTMDNNTFRLVWDPVASATGNYTVQFSKTADFKTPIVFGTSTNNTLVKSISELNTALLQAGYSPYAQTMLYIRVINGNQVSNVISLGVTPYPVSIPVITNPTAGQSFVLDAANPTATITTVKWTDYDYGTAAHYTLEIAKSGTTNFITLATVDNAKELEISNFTMNDAASKLDLPVGVAANVDIKVTVKTETAGGIITKTSDIVTFSITPYQPAYVDFYLVGGGTAVGWSASGAQILKNNQNISEIYTYLTNNGEFRFLGQQEWNPINYSLNAPGIRDSYKYFKTWSNNLTVGGGDENIMFTGDSGVYKVVIDQNTKNITVTASSIPTLPTDLYLVGSINGWDATNAIPMTQINDGLYEHVIALPDGAAFKFIGQQSWGDLDWGNIHGQGNTGFVGPKGDNGDIKFDGGGSMYKITANIKLGTYTITPQ
- a CDS encoding glycoside hydrolase family 97 protein, yielding MRNLKISAIFLLMGTFALNAQSLKSPDGKFEMNFQLKSGVPFYNLKYQGKTVVEDSKLGLRLLKDNTISFGTDIKNNEGKNLNADFVKTDEKRDSKNESWAPILGEKKEYINNYNELAVTLNQPKEDRSIIIKFRLFNDGLGFRYEFPQQKNLNYFVIKEEDTEFDLPSDHKAFWIAGDYDTQEYQPQTTNISEIPQRWATSFDGNASQTPIPNAVQSPLMLKRNSDNLYVNIAEAAVLEYPASNLEVDAVNFKFKTHLTPDAQGAKGYIQTPAVSPWRTIIASPKAEEVLASKMLFNLNEPTKYKDTSWIKPTKYIGVWWQMFVPGRGSWNYADVDNVKLGVTDYTKLTPNKTHAANNENVKKHIDFAAKHGFDAVLVEGWNEGWEDWFGKSKEYVFDFVTPYPDFDIKMLNDYAHSKGVRLMMHHETSASATNYERWMEKAFQLMNKYGYNAAKTGYVGNIIPRGEHHYSQWMINHYIRVAEKAAEYKIMINSHESVRPSGQSRTYPNWIAAEAARGTEFEVFGGNNPDHTTILPFTRLMGGPMDYTPGIFQTQINYYDKNDKRFVKTTLAKQLALYVTMYSPLQMAADLPENYEKHLDAFQFIKDVAVDWDDTEILSAEPGDYIHIARKAKGKDEWYVGGITDENARNFVVDFSFLPKSKKYEATIYEDGKAADYINNPQSYNIYKKTVTNKTKIPVKLARSGGYAISVKESK
- a CDS encoding transposase; its protein translation is MILQKPIHDDFEFEQIYHLFTRVSGNELIFRKEGSYLYFLDQISKYLLPIMDIYAYCLVPQRFSLLICFRSQAEICRNLNIEMKDLSKNEKHKFLMQPISNLLNSYAKAYNKMFQRKGALFVDFIKREKFDDEEWLKEVYKNIHQIPVHSQAVNDISEWKYSSYKSYLDVSKPSKINRNFMLGFFENQNDFIEFHKK